The Vicinamibacterales bacterium genomic sequence AATTCTCCGATGCTCGTCGCGCTCGGCGCCGATCACGCTGGCTTCGAGTTGAAAGAGGCGCTCAAGCGGACGCTCGACGAGCGGGGCGTCGCCTACCGGGATTTCGGCACGGACTCGGCGACGTCGGTGGACTATCCGGACTTCGCCGCCGAGGTGGCCCGCACCGTGGCGGAGGGGCGCGCCGATCGCGGCATCCTCGTGTGCGGCAGCGGCGTCGGGATGGCCATCGCCGCCAACAAGGTGCGGGGCATCCGCGCCTCCGTCATCAGCGACGTCGAAGGCGCGGCGCTCGCCCGCGAACACAACGACCTGAACGTGCTGAGCCTCGGCGCGCGGCGCATGCCGATCGGCCTGGCCGCCGACATCGTGGCCGCCTTCCTCGACACGCCGTTCGCCGGCGGCCGTCACCTGCGGCGGGTCCAGAAGATCGAGCCCCCCGTCGGACCGCCCGGTTCCCCGACGACCTCGTGATCCTCACGCCCCGGTCCCGACCATGAGCGACACCTTCGATCAGGCGCTGTTCCACCGCTCGCTCGCCGACGCCGACCCCGACGTCGCCGCGGCGATCGCCGCCGAGGCCGCCCGCCAGGAAACGGGCCTCGAACTCATCGCGTCGGAGAACTTCGTCAGCGTCGCCGTGCTCGAGGCGGCCGGCTCGGTGTTGACGAACAAGTACGCCGAGGGCTACCCGGGCAAGCGCTACTACGGCGGCTGCGAGCACGTGGACGTCGTCGAAACGCTGGCCATCGAACGCGCCAAGGCGCTCTTCGGCGCCGAGCATGCGAACGTCCAGCCGCACTCGGGCGCGCAGGCCAACATGGCCGTGCTGCTCGCCACGCTGGCGCCCGGGGACACCATCCTCGGCATGAACCTGGCGCACGGCGGCCACCTGACGCACGGGCATCCGCTGAACTTCTCCGGCCGCTATTTCACCGTCGTGCCCTACGGCGTGCGCGCCAGCGACGAGCGGATCGACTACGACGAAGTGGAGCGGCTCGCACTCGAACACCGGCCGAAGCTGCTCATCGCCGGCGCCAGCGCCTACCCCAGGGCCATCGACTACGCGCGCCTCGGCGAGATCGCCGGACGCGCCGGAACCCGGCTCATGGTGGACATGGCGCACATCGCCGGGCTGGTGGCGGCCGGCCTGCACCCCAATCCGGTCCCGCACGCCGACTTCGTCACGACCACCACGCACAAGACCCTCCGCGGGCCGCGGGCCGGCCTGATCCTCTGCCGCCAGGCGCACGCGAAGGACATCGATCGCGCGGTGTTCCCGGGCGTCCAGGGCGGGCCGCTGATGCACGTGATCGCGGCCAAGGCGGTCTGCTTCAAGCAGGCGGCCGAACCGGCGTTCATGGACTACCAGCGGCGGGTCGTCGCCAACGCGGTCCGGCTGGCCGACGCGCTCACCGCTCAGGGCTTCCGCGTGGTCAGCGGCGGCACCGACACCCACCTCGTGCTCGTGGACGTGGTCTCGCGCGGCCTCACCGGGAAGGCCGCGGAAGCGGCGCTGGGGCGCGCGGCGATCACCGTGAACAAGAACGCCATCCCCTTCGACAAGAACCCGCCGCTCGTCGCCAGCGGCATCCGCCTGGGCACGCCGGCGATGACCACCCGCGGGATGGGCCCCGCCGAAGCCGAGACCGTGGCGTCCCTGATCGGCCGGGTGCTGGCGTCGCCGGACGACGCGGCCGTCGCGGCGACGGTGAAGACCGAGGTCGAGCACCTGTGTCAGACGTTCCCGCTGTACCGCGTCGGGACGACCTCGCGGGCGCAGTAGCGCAGGCCTTCGCGGACGACGGCCCGCTCGCGCGGGCCCTGGCGGGGTTCGAGCCGCGCGAGGGCCAGCGGCGCATGGCCGGCGCCGTGGCCCGCGCCCTCGAGGACGGCGGCGTCCTGATGGCCGAGGCCGGCACGGGCACCGGCAAGACGATGGCCTACCTCGTGCCATCGGTGCTGAGCGGCCACCGCGTGCTCGTGTCCACGGGCACGAAGAACCTGCAGGAGCAGATCTTCGAGAAGGACGTGCCGGCGCTGCGGGCCGCCCTCGGCCTTCCGTTCAGCGCCACCTGCATGAAGGGCCGCGGGAACTACCTGTGCCTGCACCGGTTCGAGGAATACCGGTCCCGGCAAGGCGTGCGCGGCCAGCGGCTGACGTCGCAGGACGCCATCTTCCTCCCGGTCGTCGAGCAGTGGGCGGCCGCCACCGGCACGGGCGACCGGGCCGAGATCTCGGAGCTGCCCGAGGACCTCCCGTTGTGGCACGAGGTGTCGGCCACGGCCGACACGTGCCTTGGCTCGGACTGCCCGCGGCACGCCGAGTGCTTCGTGACGCGGATGCGCCAGCGCGCGGCCGAGAGCGACGTCGTGATCGTC encodes the following:
- the glyA gene encoding serine hydroxymethyltransferase, translating into MSDTFDQALFHRSLADADPDVAAAIAAEAARQETGLELIASENFVSVAVLEAAGSVLTNKYAEGYPGKRYYGGCEHVDVVETLAIERAKALFGAEHANVQPHSGAQANMAVLLATLAPGDTILGMNLAHGGHLTHGHPLNFSGRYFTVVPYGVRASDERIDYDEVERLALEHRPKLLIAGASAYPRAIDYARLGEIAGRAGTRLMVDMAHIAGLVAAGLHPNPVPHADFVTTTTHKTLRGPRAGLILCRQAHAKDIDRAVFPGVQGGPLMHVIAAKAVCFKQAAEPAFMDYQRRVVANAVRLADALTAQGFRVVSGGTDTHLVLVDVVSRGLTGKAAEAALGRAAITVNKNAIPFDKNPPLVASGIRLGTPAMTTRGMGPAEAETVASLIGRVLASPDDAAVAATVKTEVEHLCQTFPLYRVGTTSRAQ
- the rpiB gene encoding ribose 5-phosphate isomerase B; this translates as MLVALGADHAGFELKEALKRTLDERGVAYRDFGTDSATSVDYPDFAAEVARTVAEGRADRGILVCGSGVGMAIAANKVRGIRASVISDVEGAALAREHNDLNVLSLGARRMPIGLAADIVAAFLDTPFAGGRHLRRVQKIEPPVGPPGSPTTS